The genomic region AGCCGTGGCCGCCGGCGTTGGCGACCAGCACGTCGAGCCTGCCGAACCGTTCGAGCACGTCGGCCACCACGCTGCGCGCGGCCGAGGCGTCTGCGGCGTCGGCGATCATGGGCACGGCACCCGTCTCGGCGGCGACCGCCTCGAGCGGCGCCCGACGGCGCCCGACGATCACGACCTGGGCTCCCTCGGCGCGGAAGCGCTCGGTGACGGCGGCGCCGATGCCCGTGCCGCCTCCCGTCACCACGACGACCTTGCCGGCGACTCCGGCGCCCGCGAATGCAACCATGCGACAGTCCCTTCTGATGGGTGGGCATCCGGGGCGTCGCTGCCCGGATGCTGCGGCGTGCTACGCCGGAAAACTCGATCGTGCCGTGTAGCCGAAGTCGCTGACGAGGGTGGTCGCGTCGACTGCCCTGGCCACCGGCGAGGCGAGGAACGCGATCTCGGCCGCGACGTCGCGCGCCGACTGCACCGGGTAGTCGACGTCACCGAAGCCTCCGTCGAGCCCGAGGTCTCCCCTGCTCATCGGGGTGTCGACGATCGACGGGCACACCGCGGTGATGCGCACCGCGTCTTCTTCGACGGATGCCGCGCGCATCAGCTGCACGAGCGCCGCCTTCGACGCGCAGTACGCCGCCATCCCGCCTGCCGCCACCAGGGCGGAGTCGCTCGCCACGAAGACCGCGGCCGGATCGGTGCCGGCCCGCAGCACGGGAAGCGCGTGCTTGAGCAGCAGGAACGCGCCCGTGACGTTCACGTCGAAGACGCGCCGCCAGTCATCCAGGGTCGTGTCGACGAGGTCGGTGCCGAACGGGCCGGAGATGCCGGCGCAGCCGATCACGAGGTCGAGTCCGCCGAGCGCCTCGGCGGCGTCGGCCACCGCGCGCTCGACCTGCGACTCGTCGGTCGCATCGGCGGCGAGCGCCACTGCGCGATGTCCGCCGTCGGAGAGCGAGGACGCCAGGCCGTTCGGGGCACTGCGGTCGACAAGCGCCAGGTGCACGCCTTCCGCCGTGAACGCCTCTGCCACGGCACTCCCTATGCCACCGGCCGCCCCCATGATCAGGGCACGCCGTTCGCGCAGATGCAGGTCCATGGCTCTTCCCCTCCCGTCGGTCGTGGCCGCGTGCGGCGTGCTCCGACTCCGTCATCGAAACATCTCGACGCCGCCGGCGTCAGCAACCCGCCTCGATTGTCTGCGCTCAGGCAACACCGTCGTGCACTGCATGCCAACACCGATCAGGCGGTGCCATCGCAGACTGTCACCGAGGGGTCGACCCTGCCCCGCACCGCCCCGTGGCAAAGGAGCCATTCGTGTCCGACAACCCGACCAACACCACGCTGAAGGGCAACACGCTCGGCGTCTTCAGCATCGTCTTCCTCGTGCTCGCCGCCGTGGCGCCGCTCACCGGGATCGTCGTCGTCGCGTCACTGGCGATCGCGCTCGGCAACGGCGGCGGAACGCCTGCGTCGTTCTTCATCGTGGCGATCATCCTGCTGCTCTTCGCCGTCGGCTATGCGCAGATGTCGAAGCAGCTCGCGAACGCCGGCGGGTTCTACGCGTTCGTCGTCAAGGGCCTCGGCCGCACCGGCGGACTGATCGCGGGGCTGATCGCCACGCTCGGCTACAACTTCTTCGTGGTCGGCACCATCGGCACGAGCGGCTTCTTCATGCAGACCGTCATCGCCCAGCTCACCGGCTTCAACCTGCACTGGTACGTGTGGGGGTTGCTCTCCATCGCCGTCTGCTTCATCATGGCCAGGC from Humibacter ginsenosidimutans harbors:
- a CDS encoding SDR family NAD(P)-dependent oxidoreductase, with the protein product MDLHLRERRALIMGAAGGIGSAVAEAFTAEGVHLALVDRSAPNGLASSLSDGGHRAVALAADATDESQVERAVADAAEALGGLDLVIGCAGISGPFGTDLVDTTLDDWRRVFDVNVTGAFLLLKHALPVLRAGTDPAAVFVASDSALVAAGGMAAYCASKAALVQLMRAASVEEDAVRITAVCPSIVDTPMSRGDLGLDGGFGDVDYPVQSARDVAAEIAFLASPVARAVDATTLVSDFGYTARSSFPA